AGTGGTACCGACGGGTTCAAGCGTAAACCCGACGATTCGAGGCTGGGTGCTGCCGAGCGTAAGATCGGGCAACTGCAGATGGAGCTCGAACTCACAAAAAAAAAGAACGAATTGGCAGCAAAACTAAAAAGGAAATAATCTCCATGCTGATAGAGGAACATTATCCATTAACCGGGAAACCATATCCGAAGCGTTTGATATTCAAGGTAGTCGGCTACAGCAGCAGCACCTGGTATGAAAACCCTACTCCCAAAACAGGGAAACGGGGCAGAAAACCCAAGCATAGCGATGAAGAGGTTTTACAGGAGATTAAGGAAGAAATTAAGAAGAGTACATTCAACGCTGAAGGTTATCTGAAAGTGAAAAACCGCATGGGTAAAAGGAAGATAAACGCTCTGGTAGCCGGCAAGGCACGTGTGAACCGCATCATGCGGGAAAACAACCTGCTGAGCCCCTACAGAAGGCCCGGGGAGACGAATAAGCGCGAACATGATGGTACTATAATCACGGATGCACCCAATGTCATGTGGGCCACTGATGGGAAGAAGTTCTGGATTGATGGGTCAGGTTGGCATTGGTTCTTTGGTGTGATCGATCACTTTAACGATGAGATTATCTCATGGCATATTGCAAGGAAAGGCAACCGTTTTGCCGCCATGGAGCCTGTTAGGGCCGCTGTACGGAAGACTTTCGGTTCGGTAGGTAAGGATGTGTGTAAAGGAATGAAGTTGCAATTAAGAAGCGACCATGGCTCGCAGTATGACTCTGCTGATTTTATGAATGAAATGAAATTCCTGGGATTGGAGATGTCCAAAGCGTTTGTACGGTCACCGCAATGCAACGGGATAATAGAGCGGTTTCACCGCACCCTGGAAGAACAGGTGTTGCAAACAGAAACATTTTCTTCTTTTGAGGAAGCTTATAACAGTATTAATCAATTTATTAATGATTACAACACGGATTGGATACTTCATAGACTGGAATACTGTTCACCTGTAGAATACAGGGAAAAGTACGCTGAAAACCAGCGAAAAGAAAATGATGACATACCATCGGGCAATAAGGATCCTGAGGTTCAGCTTGTCCTCATTTCAAGTGGCTCAATGCCACGAAGAAATGAAATAGCTCTTCAGGCAATGGTAAAAGGGGCAATTACTTACAGTAACACCCCTTCTATAAATCCTTCGGTATAATATATCACCATCGGATCAGCTTGTCCGATACAAAAGTAATAAAAAAGATTAAATACAATTAATGTGCTCGGTTATTACGGGCTAATACAGAATTTTACAATTTTGAGTACGCCCATTAACCGATATTATTATCCTAAATTCTGTCAATCAGTAAACTGTTATTACTTTTGTGCCGTTATAGCACTACCGTTTATTATATCAACGGTCTTTTAGCATTAAACAGGATGAATAATAATTGGAAGAGAACCTTTGCAATAATCTGGGGTGGACAATTCTTCTCCATCTTGACCAGCAGCCTTGTTAATTTCGCCATCATTATATGGCTCAGCCTTGAAACAGGTTCAGCCGAAATGCTGGCATGGGCAGCTATTGCCGGCATATTACCTCAAACGTTGATTGGCCCTTTTACCGGAGCATTGATAGACCGTTGGGATCGTAAACGGATCATGATGTTTGCCGACTCCTTTATCGCGTTGTGCACCTTGATACTGGCAATTCTTTTTTGGCACGATATAGCACAGGTATGGCACATATTCGGTTTATTGGGATTGCGCTCGATAGGTTCGGCATTCCATATGCCGGCCATGCAGGCTTCAGTTCCATTACTTGCTCCGACAGACCAGCTAACCCGCATTGCGGGAGTGAACCAGATTATCGCCTCGGTCAGCCAGATTGCCGGGCCTGCTCTTGGGGCTATGCTGATAACGATATGGGATATAGAATATGTGCTTCTGTTTGACGTAATCGGAGCGCTGCTGGCGGTCACATCACTTTTTTTCGTACATATACCCAATCCGGAAAAGGAAGAAGGTGTAGAAAGGGACATTCTCAAGGAGATGAAAGAGGGAGCCATGATCATACTCAGGAACCGGGGCTTAAGCCTTGTTTTTCTATATTCCATATTGGTAGTATTCTTTCTGGTTCCTATTAGCGTACTGTTTCCCCTGATGACGCTGGAATATTTCAAAGGGACAGAGTTCCAGGCCGGGATCATAGAAGCGATATGGAGTGTGGGCGCACTGGCGGGAGGCGCGATCATGGGAGCAAAGGTCTATAAGGTCAATCGCGTAGCTTTGGTCAACTGGATGTACCTTTTGTGCGGGCTCACCTTTTTCTTGTCCGGAATCCTATCTCCCGACGGTTTTGTATGGTTTGCCGTACTGACTGCTGTCGGAGGTGTTTCGGGCGCCGTTTACAACTCGGCCTTCACAGGTTTGGTACAGACCAAAATAGATCCGACAGCCCTTGGCAGGGTTTTCTCCATGTTTTTTACTATCAGCCTTATACCGGCAATGTTGGGGTTGATAGGGATCGGCTTCCTTGCCGACGGGTTAGGCCTCACCACATCTTTTATCCTGTCCGGCGCCATAATCATTGTTATAGGGGTCGCCGCTTTCCTCACTCCTCCCGCCATGCGGCTCGACCGGCAGGGATAAAAACGAGCATGGGTATCATTATACCCAAGAAGATTATAATCAATAAGTTTACCCCGGACTACCGGAGGTTCCATA
This window of the Proteiniphilum saccharofermentans genome carries:
- a CDS encoding MFS transporter → MNNNWKRTFAIIWGGQFFSILTSSLVNFAIIIWLSLETGSAEMLAWAAIAGILPQTLIGPFTGALIDRWDRKRIMMFADSFIALCTLILAILFWHDIAQVWHIFGLLGLRSIGSAFHMPAMQASVPLLAPTDQLTRIAGVNQIIASVSQIAGPALGAMLITIWDIEYVLLFDVIGALLAVTSLFFVHIPNPEKEEGVERDILKEMKEGAMIILRNRGLSLVFLYSILVVFFLVPISVLFPLMTLEYFKGTEFQAGIIEAIWSVGALAGGAIMGAKVYKVNRVALVNWMYLLCGLTFFLSGILSPDGFVWFAVLTAVGGVSGAVYNSAFTGLVQTKIDPTALGRVFSMFFTISLIPAMLGLIGIGFLADGLGLTTSFILSGAIIIVIGVAAFLTPPAMRLDRQG
- a CDS encoding integrase core domain-containing protein; translation: MLIEEHYPLTGKPYPKRLIFKVVGYSSSTWYENPTPKTGKRGRKPKHSDEEVLQEIKEEIKKSTFNAEGYLKVKNRMGKRKINALVAGKARVNRIMRENNLLSPYRRPGETNKREHDGTIITDAPNVMWATDGKKFWIDGSGWHWFFGVIDHFNDEIISWHIARKGNRFAAMEPVRAAVRKTFGSVGKDVCKGMKLQLRSDHGSQYDSADFMNEMKFLGLEMSKAFVRSPQCNGIIERFHRTLEEQVLQTETFSSFEEAYNSINQFINDYNTDWILHRLEYCSPVEYREKYAENQRKENDDIPSGNKDPEVQLVLISSGSMPRRNEIALQAMVKGAITYSNTPSINPSV